A single region of the Hippopotamus amphibius kiboko isolate mHipAmp2 chromosome 6, mHipAmp2.hap2, whole genome shotgun sequence genome encodes:
- the IL22RA2 gene encoding interleukin-22 receptor subunit alpha-2, giving the protein MMPQHCFLGFLISGLLPGVVETQPAHESLKPQRVHFQSRNFHNILHWQPGQACPGNRSIYFVQYKMYGQRQWKNKEDCWGIREFFCDLTNETSDIWEPYYGRVRTTLAGVHSGWTMTQRFTPWWETKIDPPVMSITQVNGSLLVNLYAPNLPYRDQKGKNVSMEYYELVYRVFVINNSMEKEQKIYEGAHRVVEIEALTPHAGYCVVAEIYQPTLDRRSQRSQERCVESP; this is encoded by the exons aaaCTCAGCCAGCCCACGAATCTCTGAAACCTCAACGAGTACATTTTCAGTCCCGAAATTTTCACAACATTTTGCACTGGCAGCCTGGGCAAGCTTGTCCCGGCAACAGAAGTATCTATTTTGTGCAGTATAAAAT GTATGGACAGagacaatggaaaaataaagaggacTGCTGGGGTATCCGAGAGTTCTTCTGTGACCTTACCAATGAAACGTCAGATATATGGGAACCTTATTACGGGAGAGTGAGGACGACCCTGGCTGGGGTCCACTCAGGCTGGACCATGACACAACGGTTCACTCCCTGGTGGGAAA CAAAAATAGATCCTCCAGTCATGAGTATAACCCAAGTTAATGGATCTTTGTTGGTGAATCTCTATGCTCCCAACTTACCATATAgagaccaaaaaggaaaaaatgtatcaATGGAATACTATGAGCTGGTATACAGAGTCTTTGTAATTAACAATTCAATGGAAAAG GAGCAAAAGATATATGAAGGAGCTCACAGAGTTGTTGAAATTGAAGCTCTAACACCTCATGCTGGTTATTGCGTAGTGGCTGAAATATACCAGCCCACGTTAGACAGAAGAAGTCAGAGAAGCCAAGAAAGATGTGTGGAAAGTCCTTGA